The following nucleotide sequence is from Thermostaphylospora chromogena.
CGCTCGTGGCGTTCGGCGTACTCGTTCATGGCCAGGCCGATCTGCAGGCCGGAGGCCACCAGCTCCCGTTCCTCCTCCTCCAGGTCGCTGACGATGTCCTCCAGGCGGGCGAGGGCGGGCTGCCCGGCCAGTTCGAGCAGCAGGTTGTCCTCGGCTCGGGTGACGATCATGTTGGGCCCGATGGGGCGGCAGCCCTGACTGACCAGGGTGCTGACCGAGATCGAGCCGCTGAGCAGCATGCCGACCGCCCCCGTGGGGTAGACCTCGCCGTCGGCGAACAGCCGGACCGATCCCCGGCCGCCCAGCCCGTTGGCCAGCCCGCCGATCAGCGGCAGCTCGCCGAGCACGTCGGCGGACCGTTCGACGAAGGCGTCGGCGGGGAAGGAGTACGGGTCGGCGAGGAGGATGGCCACCCGGTCGTCGGGTTCGCGCTCCGGCAGGCCCACCACCACGAATCTGTCCTCCGCGCGGAGGGTCTCCAGGGCGAAGGGTGTGATGCGGGCGCCGTCCAGGGTCGCCGCCCAGGCGCTGACGGCAGGGCTCAGCTCCACGCCGCGCGCGTCGCCGATCACGCCGGTCGCGCTGCAGCCGAGTGTGTGCGCGTCGGGGGCGAGGGCCATGGCCCGCTGTCCGGCCCTGGCCACCTCCTCCGGATCGTCGCCGCAGATGAAGAAGCAGACCAGGTCGGCGGGACCGCTCAGCCCGGCGAGCGCCTGCCCGACCGCGGACTCCGCCGCCGCCACCAGGTCGGATCCGACCGCCAGGCCGTCGGCGAAGCGGCTCGTCAGAAGTGCCACCGTCTCGCCTCCCTTGCTGAAGCTCGTCCTCTTGGCCCGATTCTCCCCACTGTGGGGACAAGCACTCCCGCAAATCATCACGCGATAGTCAAGATCCGAAGTATGGGGATGATTC
It contains:
- a CDS encoding FIST signal transduction protein — translated: MALLTSRFADGLAVGSDLVAAAESAVGQALAGLSGPADLVCFFICGDDPEEVARAGQRAMALAPDAHTLGCSATGVIGDARGVELSPAVSAWAATLDGARITPFALETLRAEDRFVVVGLPEREPDDRVAILLADPYSFPADAFVERSADVLGELPLIGGLANGLGGRGSVRLFADGEVYPTGAVGMLLSGSISVSTLVSQGCRPIGPNMIVTRAEDNLLLELAGQPALARLEDIVSDLEEEERELVASGLQIGLAMNEYAERHERGDFLIRGVLGIDPEREAVAIGDVVDIGRTVRFQVRDAEAADEDLYELLEAHREEFGQVDGALLFSCTGRGSDMFGTADHDAVALRDTLGPISVAGFFTAGEVGPVGGQNHVHGFSASILVFSAHGSSTP